In the Candidatus Methanoperedens sp. genome, GGTCTTTGCGCTCATTGCGGTTGGCCTTGTATTTTACCTTGAGTCAAAGTGGGCACAAACCCTAACCGAAAACTCCATCAAAAAATTCGCATTCAAAGATTACGGCTTCTACAAGATAAAACCACGAACGGAATACCCGATATGCTGGTCATATCCAGACGGCTATGAATGCAGATACACCGTTAAAGGATGAACGCTCCACGTCACCCACGATAGCCCGAACAAAGTCTGGCTGGATGTTTATCCGGGGATATTTAACGGTAGTTTGCTTGAGAGTTATGAGGTGCTGATTAGAGGTGATAAGGTCGAATCTTACAGAAGGGATTATCCTGATGCACAAACGGGTTTCACGGTGCTGCGCTACCGCTTTTATGGACATGTTTGTGAAATGGATTTATTTAAATAGTAAGCAAACAAGAATTATCATGATAAAATGATAAATAAAATGGTTACCCTTGATAAAGTTCTCGAAGAAGCAGAACATTTAGAATTTGATGATCGGGAGTATCTATTGAATATTCTTTCTAAAAGGCAGATTGAGTTAAGAAGGATTGAAATATCTAAAAGGATAAAAGAAGCATTGAGAGCTTACAAAGCGGGAAATGTAAAGAGCGGAAAGTTCGACGAGCTATGGAAAGACCTGAATGATTGAACTTATATGGGATGAGAAATTTAAAAGATTATTATAAAGTGGAGCCAGAAACATCCTGATTTAATGCAGATTCAGGAATAAAATGGAATTATTTGTGATCGATCCATTTCATCCATCTTTGAAAACACACCGCTTAAGTGGCATCTTAAAAGGTTCCTGGGCAATGCGAATAAATTATGAACAAAGGTTGATATTCAGATTCGTGGATAAAGAAAAAAAGAAAATCCTGCTGATAGATTTAGGAACGCATAATGAAGTATACTAACATAAATTCGACACCATTCCATAAATCTGCGCTATGAGGACTTGGGGACGCGCCACATAAGGATTTCATAAATGTTGCGGTTTGAATCCAGTCAATCCTGTTATCCTGTCGAAATAAGTTCTTATTCTGGTTTTGATTCAAGTAGGCTGCTTGGGGAACATATCGGCGCCGGAGAATTAATATTTAAATAGTGATAAATATATAATGCAAAGCACCTGACTTGCACGCAAAACTATAATACCCCCAATACCAACTATTATAGAGATGGAAGAAAGAATAGTTGTAAATCCAAAAATAATGGTTGGAAAGCCTATTATTAGAGGAACAAGAATTCCGGTGGATGCCATACTGAGAAGATTGGCAGATGGAATGAGCATAGAAGATATACTCGAAGAATATCCAAATCTCAATGAAGAGGACATACGGGCTGCTCTCAGGTATGTTTCAGACATGGTAGCGGGAGAGGAGATAATCCCCATTGTGGAGACGGCTTGAAAGTCAAATTTCTCATTGACGAGTGCACAGGCAAGAGACTTGCAATCCTATTAAAAAATGCAGGTTATGATGTTCTTTTTGTTGGCGACTGGAAACACTCGGCTGCTGATGATGAAGTTCTTCAAAAATCTAACGATGATGGAAGGATTTTAATTACTGATGATAAAGACTTCGGCGAACTTGTCTTCAGGTTACAAAAACCCTCCCGTGGAGTTATACTAATAAGAACTTCAACGACTAATCCGGCTAAAAGATTTGACCTTCTCAGAATACTTTTAAAATCTACCGACGTAGATGGAAAATTTATCGTTCTAAAAGATAGTGTAATAAAGATAAGGGATACTTAAAAAGTAAAAACAATGATATCAATTGCCGTATCTATATGGCTCAGAATCTCCACAACTTTTGGATGAAATACATCCCTTTGAAATTCTTTTATGGTGGCGACTTCTTCAATGGGGCTGCTCATAAATTTCTTCTTTGCATCATTGATCGCTGCCGAGGTCTCATAACCGTATATCCTCCCAAGCTCAAGCAGCATCCCCTGAACATCCTCATGCGCAGGGTTCGGATTCTTTTTCGGGTCGAACTCCTGAAGAGGCTTTTCTTCCCTGAGATACCATATACCGCTGCCTTTCTCTTCCTGATAGAAAATGCTGTACTGCTGTAAGGTGCGTCTTACGGTGTCTCTCCATGTTGGATTTGTTTCGGTTTTCGGGTGTCCTTTTATTTTTGAGTAAATATTGTCAAGATGGCCTGAGTTACCGATTTCTGCGAGGGCTTCTTTCACAACATCTTTCCAGGTCGGTTTACTCTCGTTCTTCATTTGCTGACTTAAATAAAATTATTTGATCTTAATTGTTTCGAGGGTGACGTGGATTTCTTGCTGCAAGAGTTCGTACGAGTTCGTATTGAGTTCGCTGTTTATGCTGTGAGGTTTTTAGTGTGAAGTGGCTGCTTGGGGAACATATCGGCGCCGGGAAATTAATATATAAATAGTGATAAATGTGCGATGCCTTACACCGCCAGAAACTCAAGGTGAAGGTTCCAATCCGTTTCTGTACCCGGTAGCAACAAGACTTTTATACACAATAA is a window encoding:
- a CDS encoding DUF433 domain-containing protein; the protein is MEERIVVNPKIMVGKPIIRGTRIPVDAILRRLADGMSIEDILEEYPNLNEEDIRAALRYVSDMVAGEEIIPIVETA